One Primulina huaijiensis isolate GDHJ02 chromosome 5, ASM1229523v2, whole genome shotgun sequence DNA segment encodes these proteins:
- the LOC140977374 gene encoding nudix hydrolase 16, mitochondrial-like yields MSDLVARTGRHQQRYEDGYRLLAGCIPFKYRNIGQNYGEASEKKVEVLMINSTSGPGLLFPKGGWETDETAEAAAIREAMEEAGVRGDLVHFLGYYAFKSKTVQEECSPEGLCKAAMYALHVNEVLESWPEKSLRERSWLTIPEAIESCRHVWMRDALEKGFLKWYDDGMVYTIPKKEYH; encoded by the exons atgtctGATTTGGTGGCTCGAACTGGTCGGCATCAGCAACGATACGAGGATGGTTACCGCCTTCTTGCGgg GTGTATTCCGTTCAAGTACCGGAATATCGGACAAAACTATGGGGAAGCATCTGAGAAGAAAGTTGAAGTGCTAATGATCAATTCAACTAGTGGGCCTGGCCTTCTATTTCCCAAG GGTGGGTGGGAGACGGATGAAACAGCCGAGGCTGCGGCAATAAGGGAAGCCATGGAAGAGGCTGGAGTGCGAGGGGATTTAGTG CATTTTCTGGGGTACTACGCTTTCAAGAGCAAAACAGTCCAAGAAGAGTGCAGTCCAGAAGGTTTATGTAAAGCTGCTATGTATGCTTTGCATGTGAATGAGGTACTAGAATCATGGCCTGAAAAAAGCCTTCGTGAAAGAAGTTGGCTGACTATTCCTGAAGCCATTGAAAGCTGTCGACATGTGTGGATGAGAGATGCCCTTGAAAAAGGTTTTTTGAAGTGGTACGATGATGGTATGGTGTATACGATACCTAAAAAAGAATATCATTAG
- the LOC140977372 gene encoding putative SWI/SNF-related matrix-associated actin-dependent regulator of chromatin subfamily A member 3-like 1 isoform X1, translating into MANIEPASDDQQDPVDFFMTLDHWPSTPLSSPFDEGSSSSSPTDTYMLGFLIVNVVGLRHYQGTISGRELVALLRDELNPYDRNAIKVLNTRSVQVGHVERSAAAVLSPLIDDHLITVEGIVPKLPGKGRIYSLSCQVHIFSRIEDFERVKMAIASGGLQLIAETDASFTVSEAAAVKEKKCILEEKSVDEIFKLLDLKVCNEGAAEALEPPKSIITSELFSHQKEGLGWLVSRETSCELPPFWVEKDGVYVNELTNYQTGTRPQPIRGGIFADDMGLGKTLTLLSLIAFDKATYSSINVDVGNDVELDEEECVPLLSKKSKRKRGSEKTENSRKKQKVEDHNQSDALEPMTTLIVCPPSVFSSWITQLEEHTRRGSFKVYIYYGERTKDAKELQKYDIVLTTYSTLASEESSVKSPIKNIEWRRVILDEAHVIKNVNAQQSRAVTKLKSKRRWAVSGTPIQNSSYDLFSLMAFLKFEPFSVKSLWNSLIQRPLSQGDEKGISRLQGLMAAISLRRTKDKGLVDLPSKSIETFFVNLCEEEREVYDQMEGEAGKIVQGYISDESLVVNYSTILGILIRLRQICTDLALCPSDLRALIPPGKIEDVKNNPRLLQKLLSVLQDGEDFDCPICISPPTDIIITCCAHIFCRSCILKTLKRTKPCCPLCRHLLSESDLFKAPPESSQAIPSGASSSSISSKVAALLRLLSMSRDQNPSTKSVIFSQFRKMLLLLEAPLREAGFKVLRLDGLSNAKKRAQVIKEFEVPAPEGPTILLASLKASSAGINLTAASRVYLLEPWWNPAVEEQAMDRVHRIGQKDDVKIVRLIARDTIEERILQLQANKKMLARKAFGKKSSKDQREISRDDLRALMNL; encoded by the exons ATGGCCAATATTGAACCCGCATCCGATGATCAGCAGGACCCAGTTGATTTTTTCATGACTTTGGACCACTGGCCTTCTACCCCTTTAAGCAGCCCTTTTGATGAGGGTTCGTCTTCCTCGTCTCCCACCGATACGTATATGCTCGGTTTTCTGATCGTTAACGTTGTCGGTCTTCGCCACTACCAGGGTACCATCAGCGGCCGGGAACTGGTGGCTTTGCTGCGGGATGAATTGAATCCATACGACCGGAACGCGATTAAGGTTCTCAATACCAGGTCCGTGCAAGTGGGTCACGTCGAGCGTTCCGCCGCTGCGGTTTTGTCTCCTTTGATCGACGACCATTTGATTACCGTTGAGG GAATTGTGCCAAAACTACCAGGAAAGGGAAGAATTTATAGCCTTTCTTGTCAAGTTCACATTTTTTCAAGAATAGAGGATTTTGAGAGGGTAAAAATGGCAATTGCTAGTGGTGGGCTGCAGTTAATTGCTGAAACCGATGCATCTTTCACAGTATCAGAAGCAGCGGCTGTGAAGGAGAAAAAATGTATTTTAGAGGAGAAGAGTGTGGATGAGATATTTAAGTTGTTGGACTTAAAAGTTTGTAATGAAGGTGCCGCTGAAGCACTGGAACCACCAAAAAGCATTATAACTTCAGAACTTTTCTCCCATCAAAAGGAAGGATTGGGGTGGCTTGTTAGCAGGGAGACATCATGTGAATTGCCTCCATTTTGGGTAGAAAAAGATGGGGTTTATGTGAATGAATTAACCAATTACCAGACTGGTACAAGACCTCAGCCTATAAGAGGTGGAATATTCGCAGATGATATGGGCCTGGGTAAAACTCTTACTCTCCTCTCATTGATTGCTTTTGATAAAGCTACCTATTCATCTATCAATGTGGATGTTGGAAATGATGTGGAACTAGATGAAGAGGAATGCGTTCCTTTGTTAAGCAAAAagtcaaaaagaaaaagaggtaGTGAAAAGACTGAAAATTCGAGGAAAAAGCAAAAGGTGGAGGATCACAATCAATCTGATGCATTGGAGCCAATGACTACGCTAATTGTTTGTCCGCCTTCTGTATTCTCATCTTGGATAACACAGTTAGAAGAGCATACAAGAAGAGGAAGTTTTAAGGTTTATATATACTATGGAGAACGGACCAAAGATGCTAAAGAGCTTCAGAAGTATGATATTGTACTAACGACATATTCTACACTAGCTAGTGAGGAGTCTTCGGTCAAGTCTCCTATAAAAAATATCGAGTGGAGACGAGTTATATTGGATGAGGCACATGTGATTAAGAACGTGAATGCTCAACAAAGTCGTGCTGTCACTAAACTGAAGTCCAAGCGTAGGTGGGCTGTTTCTGGCACACCCATACAAAACTCCTCGTATGATTTGTTTTCTTTAATGGCTTTTCTGAAGTTTGAACCATTTTCTGTTAAAAGCCTCTGGAATAGTTTGATACAACGCCCTCTCTCTCAGGGAGATGAGAAGGGCATCTCCCGGCTGCAG GGTCTCATGGCTGCAATATCTTTGAGGAGAACCAAAGATAAGGGATTGGTTGATCTGCCATCTAAAAGCATAGAGACCTTTTTTGTAAACCTCTGTGAAGAAGAACGCGAGGTTTATGATCAGATGGAAGGAGAGGCAGGGAAGATTGTTCAAGGCTACATTTCTGATGAAAGTTTGGTGGTAAATTATTCTACCATACTCGGCATACTCATACGTCTTCGTCAGATTTGCACAGATCTAGCCCTATGCCCTTCAGATCTCAGAGCACTCATTCCGCCAGGCAAAATTGAAG ATGTGAAGAACAATCCAAGATTACTCCAAAAATTGCTTTCAGTGTTGCAAGATGGAGAAGATTTCGACTGTCCAATATGCATATCTCCACCTACAGATATTATAATAACATGCTGCGCTCACATCTTTTGCCGATCCTGCATCTTGAAGACGCTCAAACGAACAAAACCCTGTTGTCCATTGTGCCGCCATCTGCTTTCAGAGTCCGATCTCTTCAAAGCCCCTCCGGAGTCTTCTCAGGCAATTCCTTCTGGAGCTTCATCTTCAAGCATTTCATCCAAAGTCGCTGCTCTGTTAAGACTGCTATCCATGTCTAGAGATCAGAACCCATCAACAAAATCAGTCATATTCTCTCAATTCCGAAAGATGTTACTTTTACTCGAAGCACCACTCAGAGAAGCTGGTTTTAAAGTACTCCGTTTAGATGGATTATCGAATGCAAAAAAGAGAGCTCAAGTGATTAAAGAATTTGAAGTCCCTGCGCCAGAAGGTCCTACAATATTGCTTGCGAGTCTAAAAGCTTCAAGTGCGGGTATAAACCTTACTGCTGCTTCGAGGGTATACTTACTCGAGCCGTGGTGGAATCCAGCAGTGGAGGAACAGGCTATGGACAGGGTCCACCGAATAGGCCAAAAGGATGATGTGAAGATCGTGAGATTGATTGCCAGAGATACAATAGAGGAGAGGATTTTACAACTCCAAGCAAACAAAAAGATGCTAGCTAGGAAAGCATTTGGTAAAAAGAGTTCCAAGGATCAGAGAGAGATCAGCAGAGATGATCTTCGTGCGCTGATGAACTTGTGA
- the LOC140977372 gene encoding putative SWI/SNF-related matrix-associated actin-dependent regulator of chromatin subfamily A member 3-like 1 isoform X2: MAIASGGLQLIAETDASFTVSEAAAVKEKKCILEEKSVDEIFKLLDLKVCNEGAAEALEPPKSIITSELFSHQKEGLGWLVSRETSCELPPFWVEKDGVYVNELTNYQTGTRPQPIRGGIFADDMGLGKTLTLLSLIAFDKATYSSINVDVGNDVELDEEECVPLLSKKSKRKRGSEKTENSRKKQKVEDHNQSDALEPMTTLIVCPPSVFSSWITQLEEHTRRGSFKVYIYYGERTKDAKELQKYDIVLTTYSTLASEESSVKSPIKNIEWRRVILDEAHVIKNVNAQQSRAVTKLKSKRRWAVSGTPIQNSSYDLFSLMAFLKFEPFSVKSLWNSLIQRPLSQGDEKGISRLQGLMAAISLRRTKDKGLVDLPSKSIETFFVNLCEEEREVYDQMEGEAGKIVQGYISDESLVVNYSTILGILIRLRQICTDLALCPSDLRALIPPGKIEDVKNNPRLLQKLLSVLQDGEDFDCPICISPPTDIIITCCAHIFCRSCILKTLKRTKPCCPLCRHLLSESDLFKAPPESSQAIPSGASSSSISSKVAALLRLLSMSRDQNPSTKSVIFSQFRKMLLLLEAPLREAGFKVLRLDGLSNAKKRAQVIKEFEVPAPEGPTILLASLKASSAGINLTAASRVYLLEPWWNPAVEEQAMDRVHRIGQKDDVKIVRLIARDTIEERILQLQANKKMLARKAFGKKSSKDQREISRDDLRALMNL; encoded by the exons ATGGCAATTGCTAGTGGTGGGCTGCAGTTAATTGCTGAAACCGATGCATCTTTCACAGTATCAGAAGCAGCGGCTGTGAAGGAGAAAAAATGTATTTTAGAGGAGAAGAGTGTGGATGAGATATTTAAGTTGTTGGACTTAAAAGTTTGTAATGAAGGTGCCGCTGAAGCACTGGAACCACCAAAAAGCATTATAACTTCAGAACTTTTCTCCCATCAAAAGGAAGGATTGGGGTGGCTTGTTAGCAGGGAGACATCATGTGAATTGCCTCCATTTTGGGTAGAAAAAGATGGGGTTTATGTGAATGAATTAACCAATTACCAGACTGGTACAAGACCTCAGCCTATAAGAGGTGGAATATTCGCAGATGATATGGGCCTGGGTAAAACTCTTACTCTCCTCTCATTGATTGCTTTTGATAAAGCTACCTATTCATCTATCAATGTGGATGTTGGAAATGATGTGGAACTAGATGAAGAGGAATGCGTTCCTTTGTTAAGCAAAAagtcaaaaagaaaaagaggtaGTGAAAAGACTGAAAATTCGAGGAAAAAGCAAAAGGTGGAGGATCACAATCAATCTGATGCATTGGAGCCAATGACTACGCTAATTGTTTGTCCGCCTTCTGTATTCTCATCTTGGATAACACAGTTAGAAGAGCATACAAGAAGAGGAAGTTTTAAGGTTTATATATACTATGGAGAACGGACCAAAGATGCTAAAGAGCTTCAGAAGTATGATATTGTACTAACGACATATTCTACACTAGCTAGTGAGGAGTCTTCGGTCAAGTCTCCTATAAAAAATATCGAGTGGAGACGAGTTATATTGGATGAGGCACATGTGATTAAGAACGTGAATGCTCAACAAAGTCGTGCTGTCACTAAACTGAAGTCCAAGCGTAGGTGGGCTGTTTCTGGCACACCCATACAAAACTCCTCGTATGATTTGTTTTCTTTAATGGCTTTTCTGAAGTTTGAACCATTTTCTGTTAAAAGCCTCTGGAATAGTTTGATACAACGCCCTCTCTCTCAGGGAGATGAGAAGGGCATCTCCCGGCTGCAG GGTCTCATGGCTGCAATATCTTTGAGGAGAACCAAAGATAAGGGATTGGTTGATCTGCCATCTAAAAGCATAGAGACCTTTTTTGTAAACCTCTGTGAAGAAGAACGCGAGGTTTATGATCAGATGGAAGGAGAGGCAGGGAAGATTGTTCAAGGCTACATTTCTGATGAAAGTTTGGTGGTAAATTATTCTACCATACTCGGCATACTCATACGTCTTCGTCAGATTTGCACAGATCTAGCCCTATGCCCTTCAGATCTCAGAGCACTCATTCCGCCAGGCAAAATTGAAG ATGTGAAGAACAATCCAAGATTACTCCAAAAATTGCTTTCAGTGTTGCAAGATGGAGAAGATTTCGACTGTCCAATATGCATATCTCCACCTACAGATATTATAATAACATGCTGCGCTCACATCTTTTGCCGATCCTGCATCTTGAAGACGCTCAAACGAACAAAACCCTGTTGTCCATTGTGCCGCCATCTGCTTTCAGAGTCCGATCTCTTCAAAGCCCCTCCGGAGTCTTCTCAGGCAATTCCTTCTGGAGCTTCATCTTCAAGCATTTCATCCAAAGTCGCTGCTCTGTTAAGACTGCTATCCATGTCTAGAGATCAGAACCCATCAACAAAATCAGTCATATTCTCTCAATTCCGAAAGATGTTACTTTTACTCGAAGCACCACTCAGAGAAGCTGGTTTTAAAGTACTCCGTTTAGATGGATTATCGAATGCAAAAAAGAGAGCTCAAGTGATTAAAGAATTTGAAGTCCCTGCGCCAGAAGGTCCTACAATATTGCTTGCGAGTCTAAAAGCTTCAAGTGCGGGTATAAACCTTACTGCTGCTTCGAGGGTATACTTACTCGAGCCGTGGTGGAATCCAGCAGTGGAGGAACAGGCTATGGACAGGGTCCACCGAATAGGCCAAAAGGATGATGTGAAGATCGTGAGATTGATTGCCAGAGATACAATAGAGGAGAGGATTTTACAACTCCAAGCAAACAAAAAGATGCTAGCTAGGAAAGCATTTGGTAAAAAGAGTTCCAAGGATCAGAGAGAGATCAGCAGAGATGATCTTCGTGCGCTGATGAACTTGTGA